In the Drosophila teissieri strain GT53w chromosome 3R, Prin_Dtei_1.1, whole genome shotgun sequence genome, AACTTTGGCTTCCCAGCGAAGAGAgtggcataaataaatgataagaAGATACTCGCAACACACTTTTCGAAAGCTGTTTAATATGCCAACTTGAACATGAAATTCAAAGTAAGAATAAGTCGATGGCTTAGTTATTCACGTTATAAGTTGTACCCAGAAACatggtttattattttcagCTCTCAATAAGTTATATTCCACTTGCATATATAGTTTGTAATATTTTGAAGaactctttaaatatttatatcttttCGATTAATATTGATAACTCGGCTGAAGGAAATGAGCTGCTTTTGAGCTACATGGCAGAGTGACTACACCTCAGTTTCCTCATTAATGAGTGAAATACTTTTTCAGTAAAACTCCAATATCTTTCTCATCTATTACGAGCATAAGTTATATTTGTTCATCACCACGTTGGATTTTTCAGTAATACCATAGCACATACACGTAAAGCACGACCAACACGAACAGCAGGTGGATGAGAAAGAACTCGATGGCCAGGGTGAGCAGAGCCAGGGGCTTGAAGGCCACGTAGGTGATCTGGATGAACATGGCTGCCCGGGATCTGTGTGCTCATCAGAGGCTGAAGACTCAATGGCTTTCCTACTCCTGGATGGTGAAGGTCAACTGCTTGCTGCGCGAACTCTCGAATCGATTGGGCGTGTGCATGCTGAGCATGGCGGAGATGCCGAGTCCCAGGATGCCAAGGAGCAGGGTCACCACGAAGAGTCCAGCCAGGATGGGCGCCGTTACGAATCCTATGCAGTCGTACACCTCGCCATACTCCTGGCGTCCGTTGAGCCACGGCTGCACCTGGAAATCGCTGAGGAGCAGACTCTGGATGGTCTCGTTCCGCGCGGGATTCAGGAAGTTGACGCTTTCCGCTGAGCAGCGGTACGAGAATCCCAGCGGTGCGGAGGGCAGTGTGTACTCATCGCCACGTGCCACCAGGACACTCTTCAGCTCCCGGTACTCCACCTCCACGTTGCGCAATGTCCAGGATCCGCGGATCAGGGAGAACTTAAATCGCAGCGTGCACTTCTCGCCCGAATGCATGAAGGTGATGCTCAAGCGACCGTATCCCTTGGCCCGCTGATCATCGAAGGTGATCTGCTTGAtgtgctcctccagcttcaGGGTGTCATTGCTCAGCCGCAGCTCCAGTGGTCCATTGAGACTGAGCACCGCCTTGTTGCCCTCGGCCACGTAGATGAAACTGGCCTCGGTCTCCTCTCCTGCTGGGCCGTCAGCAGCCTTtgccttctcctcctcctcgccagCTGGTGAAGCCTCCCGCTTGGCCAGGAAGTGGGCCTCCTCCTCGCGGCTGGCCAGGATGCCCAGCACCTCACCGCGGCCGTAGGTGTTCACGGCCTCGTTGTAGG is a window encoding:
- the LOC122620905 gene encoding uncharacterized protein LOC122620905, producing the protein MQLILVATLLCLALGSCSASISGPFIFWGHARVSSLQSQALVESSSRELPLTQLFTEAKAIVVFVRNATNRLEGTRYPKFQNLVKSGAWNYLPQRRLAAEPFGLNANIEVVSLSGHGEEDDAEILLAYNEAVNTYGRGEVLGILASREEEAHFLAKREASPAGEEEEKAKAADGPAGEETEASFIYVAEGNKAVLSLNGPLELRLSNDTLKLEEHIKQITFDDQRAKGYGRLSITFMHSGEKCTLRFKFSLIRGSWTLRNVEVEYRELKSVLVARGDEYTLPSAPLGFSYRCSAESVNFLNPARNETIQSLLLSDFQVQPWLNGRQEYGEVYDCIGFVTAPILAGLFVVTLLLGILGLGISAMLSMHTPNRFESSRSKQLTFTIQE